The Chroicocephalus ridibundus chromosome 4, bChrRid1.1, whole genome shotgun sequence genome contains the following window.
GGTGGACTGCTGCCTTCGCCCTGGTGCCACGCCGGCACCCTGTCCTCAACCCTGGGGGGCTGAGAAACGCGccccatggggctgcagcacCTGGTACGTTGCTTCCCCAGCACGACGGCTCTTGGGTTTTCCCCCCCTCAAATCCCAAACGCCAAATATTTCAGAGCATCAGCCACACACCCgcagggcaggctgggcttcGACAGCCCTCTCCCCCACCAGCACGCAGCGGGGAAAGGCAGCGCTACCTGATTTTTGGTGTTCAAAGTGGTGCTTGACGTGATAAGCCTTCAGCCCGTACAGGTAGGTGCCTTTCTTCGGTGAGCCGTAGTGCAGGTAATAGTGCATCATGTCGTAGATGACGTAGCCGCAGAGCCCCCCGACGAACACCGagagccccagcacctggggcaGCATGAGCTGCAGGATGCCGTAGAAGAAGGCCATCACCAGCGAGGCCGGCACAGGAGGGAAGACCAGGCGGGAGCTGTCGAAGGGAGACTGGAAGCGAAGAAGGACAGTGGGACAGGCAGCTCTCAACTCACTCCGcgtcccccaccccccagaaCATCCCTGCACTGGGGACGCCCGTTCGGGAAAAGCCAACACCAAGAAACTCTCCCCAAAAGATGGACCCGGTGGCAAGAGCAGCCCCTCGCCCACGCCAAGGTGGCCGGGCAGCTGGTGGCTTTGGCCGGCGGGTCCCGGAGCTCCACAGGGATGTTTCCTCCAGTGAAGCTAGAGGGAGCCCATGGTTTTTTTCCGTCTTTCCCCTCGCCCAACCGGAGCTTGCAGGTTTAACTCCAGCTCCTCCGAGCCCGTCTTGCAGCCCTCGCCGGTATTAGGTAAGGGCCCCCGCTCGGGGCGAAGATGCCACGAGTCACGTTGAACAGGCACAAACAGGCTCCGCCTGAGCAAAGGCCACCGTTCCCACGGCCCGGCGGGCGCCGGCGGAGGCGGGAGCTGCGACTCACCTTGTGGTGCTGCCCATGCAGCAAGAAATGCAGCGTGATGAGATAGTAGTTACTAGCGGGCGGCTTCATGTGGAAGACAAAGCGATGGATGAGGTACTCTAGCAGGGACCACAGGAACATCCCCAGGAGGAAGATGAAGGGGAAGTAGTATTTGTGGACGGGGATGGAGTACTCTACACAAGGAGACGTGCAGCAGTCAGCAGGACAGGCCGGGTGGGGGTGCTCTTAGCCATCGCCATCCTCCCATCGGCAACCGGGCGAAGCTCAGCTCTCCGTCCCTCGCACCTCTCATCCTCCCGTCGGCATCCGAGAGAAGCTCGGCTCTCCCTCCCTCGCACCTCTCATCCGCCTCCTGCCCCGAGCTTCCCCGGGGAGCTGCCTTCCCAAGCACCGctccaaaacacttttttttttttttctttccattcccatTAATTTACACTCTTTATGGAAACAGTCAGCTCCTCGCTGACGCAAGGAGTCGGCAAGGGGGGCATCTCCTGCATCCCAGATGCCAAGGGGGGCCTGGACGTGCGCTCCAGGGATGGCCCTGTCCTTACAAAGCTGCTTTGCCCACCAGAAGGCGGCAGGAGGGACCTTATCTGCGCAGGCAGAACTCGTGACAGTTAAAAGTGTGTTGCTggcattgtttcctttttattttgggggaaaaaggctAGGTTTGTTGGGCACTTTCCCCCGCAGAGCATTTTTCAGCCACCTCCTCCTTTcggaggcagctgccagccctgcatccTCGCTAGCAGAATTCAGATCCTCCACCTAAATGTACtcgttttttgggggggggggggaaacaaaaataaaaaataatcctttggCAGCAAGGTGCCGAATGCCGCAAGGAACAGGGTGCAGCGGGCGCTCcaccccacagccgggcacagctgGCACCGGGTGGCACCTTGCAAAAAAAATAGGGAgcccagcagaaaaagaaggcaaaaaaaaaaaaaaaaagggaaaagaaaaaaaaaaagcagcacaacaaaGAAGACAGCCTGACCCGGCCACGCTTGTTATTCCCGGGGGAGCAGACAGTGGGAGATTCAAGGGCAGGCGCTCCGGGCAAACAAGCCCCGCACTGTGCGATGCCGACGGCGCTGAGAGCCGGGTTTGTTTGCCCGCCGCGCGGCGGGCACCCAGCCGCGGCCCAGGGTGGGTGTCAGCGGGGAGTGGCACGCACCCCAGTGCCGGCGGGCATCGGTTTTGGGGAAAGGGAGGCAAGAAGGAGCAGGCGACACCTCGGGCCAGCGAGTTCCCTGCCTCCATCCACCGGCCCTCCCCGGGGGACCGAATGGGGTGGGCGAGAGGAGAGGATGGAGGTGGCTGAGCTCAGGGTTTTGAGCAGCGCGGGCGGCTTCGTGCAGGGGACATGCCGGTGGCCGCAGGGACAGGGGCTCGCCCGCTGCTCTTGCATGCGGCTCACGGTGAGCATGCacgggaggagggatggggaagggatgcAGTggtctccccctgcccctgggcATGACGGGGAGGGGACAGAGAGCCGAGCCCAAAGGCTTTGCCGCCGCTCATACCTGTGgtgaaggaggagaagagcctGGTGTTGCCCTGGGCGAGGGAGGTGTAGCTGACCCAGCTGAGATAGAGCACCACGGGAGCCCACACCATGAACACCACGTACCTGCGGGGCAGAGGGGGTGTCAGAGGGAGTGTGagacagccccccctccccgccggagGCACCGGCCAGGGCACGGCGCAGACCCCCGGGGGCTCACCATGCCGTCTTGGAGAAGTACTCGAGGATATCCGAATGGAAGAGGCGGATGGGCCGATCCACAGGCTGGTGCACCCACTCATCATACTTCTCCCCCAGGTAGCCCACTTGCCACAGCAAGGGCTTCTGCCAGTCTACCAGGTCCTGGGGGAGCAGACAGCGGTTGTACCCCTGCGGGACCCACACACCGCCCCGGTACCGGGCACAAAGCTGTGGCGCATCTGCATGATTTTGGGCTGCAAACCCCTTCCCGTGCCCCACGAGCAGCTGCTTCTTGCTCCAAACAGCCCCAAGCTCCCCACCAGCAGATCCACACCCACATCAcccccatccacccacccacgCGGGGCCAAGCTCGCCCCCGTGCCACCGGGTACCTGCCAGCGGCTCAAGGTGAAGGTGGCTGTACCCAGACCTGGCACAGCATCAGGCCCTGATAACCGAGGCTTTTTCGCCTCCCTGTGGGGAGCTGCCAAGATAAGATAGTGAGCAGCGATACCCCCCGCTCgccagccctgccagcaagcCGCCGGTAGGACACGGAGCCCATCACCGTGGCATTACCCTGCCCAAGGGCTTTTCTCCTTGCAGAGAGGGGCGGCCGCAGCCATTCGAGCGCTCCGGCGGCGAGGAGCGAAGCAaaaggggatggggagcagggatACAGGGTGGGAATGCAAACGCCAGCCGCCGCTGCAAGCGCATGGCTGCATTCCGAGCACGAAGGGACCCGTGCGGGCGCGCATGTCTGCGCGGGACAGAAATAGAGAGACCCAACCTGCAGCACCGCCTCTGCCGCCGCTCAGCATCCCCGGACACGTCTTCCACGGGCCCGGCCAGATAAGGTGGTTTCTCGGTCGCACCCCTGCCCCCGGGACAGAAACCGCACTCGCCTGGCCGAGCCCCGCGCCTGGCAGCTCTCCATCGGCCCTCCTGCACCGTGCCGCACCGGTGCGGCAACGCCGGCACCCAGGGCCATGCCACCGGTCAtttggcagtggtggtggtgggaaatggCTCGGTTCGGGGCGTTTCAGGGCAAGGAGCCGAGGTGGCCGTGGGTATTTTTggggctctgctgcaggcagggatggaggcaatCGCCCCGGGAGGGGAAACAACTTCAGCCGGCAGCGGGTGCATGGGAATAGAGATGGAGAAGGGACGGAGACACCCTTCGTCGGGGAGGCAGGGGAAAAGTTAGAGCGAAAAGGTCACTTTGGGGTGGCAGGTTTGTTTTTGAAGGCGGTCAGCGGTGAAATATTAAgatgtgggggggtgggggtgtgaaAGGTGTTctcctgctcaaaaaaaaaaataatccttttgcaAGATACCCACGAGATGTGGCCGCGCCCTTGGCGGCCAGACGGTGCCACAGAAGGCAGGGACATCCAAAGGCACCTTGGGGACAAATGCCTGCTCCCATGGCGTGCTCGGAGAggaggtggcagggcagggaACACCCTGCACGCACGGGGAGCACCGTGCCCGGGCCGGGGCATCCCTTTAGCGCTCATTACCCGTGCTCACTcaagagggaaaaatgaaaaaaataaacaaagacatcacggggaaaaaaaaataatgaataaagcaAGCAAGGTGTGGCTTGGCAGCGCCTCCCGCTCGAAGGGCACAGCCGCTGTCAAGAGAAAGCCATCGCCGCCCGCGCAGGAGCCTGCCGGCATGGCTGCGCCTGGGCAATAAATTCATGCCGGCTGCTCCGGGAGAAAGGGCAGGAGCAGCCGGATCAGCTCCCATCCCTCCCGGCATCCCTCCCACACCCAGCAGGAAGCTGGCGCTCATGCAGGGAAGAGGGGATCcagtctccccccaccccccccagagcaCTCCGGCAAACAGCGTGCCGGAGAAAACCCTGGCTCTGACCTTCTCCTCATCCACCGATTTGCAGCGGGGATCCATCTGCGATGGGGTCTGGGCTGCAGCCTGCACCTGCTTCTCATCCACCGGCTCGGGGTCGCTctggaaagagaggggaaaacccCAGGGTGAAGCACCGGTGGCAGACAcggctggggacgggggtggcCATGCCACCTAGGGGCACGGGCAGAGCAAGCTCGCGCCCGCCTGCTaaataaataagggaaaaaatcCGATGAATTTAAGTCAGACAGTTCCTGCAGAGCCGGTTCCCGAGGGATGCGGCTGCCGGCGAGCTCTGCTGCGCTGCCAACCTTGCCCCACGCATCGcgtgttcgggttttttttggaaaacccCCACCAAGCCCAATTTTCAGACCACCCCACCGCGCTTATGGTGCTCTGAAATGCCCTGGGCCAGCCCTTCCCCTCGCAGATGGGCAGTGCCACGGCACCGCTCACCTTCCCTGGGGCCAGCAGCCCGGCGAGCACCAGCCGGAGCCAGCGCCGCTGCTGGAAAAGCCACTGGCATCACCAGGTTAGCGCTCACAATGCCGGCGCTGGGCTACCTCTTCTCCACCTGGCTAAGCCCAGCTTGGTGTTTCGGTCCTCgagggagctgggctgctggcagctgggaacGTGGGACGGCCGGTGCCACCACCCTGGATCCGGGCATGGAGCAAGGAAAAATCACAGGTTGCCCCAGGGCAAAAAGACAAAGTGGCCTTTGCATGGCGGCGCTGGGCCGGGCACCTTCGCCACGGGCCACGCGAGGTGTGGTGGGGGTCTGGTTTTGGCTAGAGAGGGCACACCAAAGCCAGGGGGGGGACGCGCCAGTGCGGCGGCGGTGGGATGGAGCCCAGGCTGCCGTCCCGCTGCCAGGGCTGGCGGAGAAACAGGAGAAACCGGCCTCGTCTGATGCTTGGAAGCAAACGCGCTGccggctgccagcaccggccTCCTTCCACGGCCCTGCCAGCTCCGGCGCCGGCCCTGCCGCCGGCTGGGGGGCTTGGCGAGATGGCAGCTTGCCCGTGCAAGCCCCCAGCCGGCCGTGCCCCCCGGCTGGCCGGACAGGACGTGCCAAACATGCCTTTTCTCCCGCTTTGTCACCTTGAGTTACCCATTAACCCGGCAGCAGGGTACGGCAcggcccggcagccccggcacaGCAATGCCCGCCGGCGCTCCCAGCTGTGCTGCTTGCAGGGAGGAAAGGTTTTCTCCCGGCAGCCGGGgatgctctccctgctgctcccattCCCTTCAATCCCATCGCATCCTGGTTAGGGAATAACCccgtgccggaggagccgggatGCAGGAGGAAGGGTGTCACCTCGCTGAGGACAGACAGGACTTTACTCCGTGCCGCGCTCGTGACGCCGAGGCAGGGCCCGGGCGCTGTTTGCCGACACCAGGCACTCCTTGCCGGCCGGGCTCCCACCCCCTTTCCCAGGCTAGCCAGATTTCAAGCCTCATCCCACTGGAACGGGAGCTGCACTACCCAGCCccgagggcagggcaggggacattTCCAGCCAGGCTGGACCTGAGCAGGCACCAATTTTACCACGGATGCCATGAAGCACTGCTCCTCCCTCTGCaagtgtcgtgtcccccccccccccgccgataTTTTCAGCTTTGCACTCTCCGTCCTCCAGCCAGACATCCCAAAACCCCGGGAGAGGCTGGATGCCTGGAAAGCCAGCCGAGGATGGTCAAGTTACGGTTTTGCCTCCTCCCCAAAGTGGGTGCTTTGGAAGGAAATTGGGCTTTAAGAAATGGCTTCTCCATCCCCTGAGGAACGAGCCCACCTCAAGGCTTGCCCCCGCAGCCTCgccagcagcaggaaggatgctTAAGAAAGCCGGGTTGGTGCAACACCCTGGcacctc
Protein-coding sequences here:
- the FA2H gene encoding fatty acid 2-hydroxylase, whose product is MQMSRCGHSAAAPTDGRTDGRTDVPGGAGAMAAPPRSFSAAEVRSRCAQGACLVRCRRRLYDLSGFVRLHPGGEQLLRSRAGTDVSAALDGPPHRHSANARRWLEQYYLGEMESGDEQSDPEPVDEKQVQAAAQTPSQMDPRCKSVDEEKDLVDWQKPLLWQVGYLGEKYDEWVHQPVDRPIRLFHSDILEYFSKTAWYVVFMVWAPVVLYLSWVSYTSLAQGNTRLFSSFTTEYSIPVHKYYFPFIFLLGMFLWSLLEYLIHRFVFHMKPPASNYYLITLHFLLHGQHHKSPFDSSRLVFPPVPASLVMAFFYGILQLMLPQVLGLSVFVGGLCGYVIYDMMHYYLHYGSPKKGTYLYGLKAYHVKHHFEHQKSGFGISTRFWDHPFRTLIPEETFEKED